A segment of the Streptomyces sp. Tu 2975 genome:
CGGCGTAAGGCTCCGGAGCAGGGCCTCGTTCATCGGAGAAGTCACTCCGTGATGGTGGGCGGCGCGGTCAGGAAGGGGCGCAGCTCGAGCCACTCGTGGATCGGCTTCCCCCCCGCGCCGGGGGCGGCCGACAGCTCCCCGGCCAGTTCGACGGCTCGCTCGTAACTGTCGACGTCGATCACCATCCAGCCGGCGATGAGGTCCTTCGTCTCTGCGAACGGGCCGTCGGTGACCGGAGGGCGCCCCTCACCGTCGTACCGGACGAACGTCCCCTCGGGGGCGAGCGCCTGACCGTCGACGAACTCGCCGGTCTTCTCGAGCCGGTCCGCGAAGTCCTGCATGTACTGCATGTGGGCCGAGATCTCCTCCGGCGTCCACCGGTCCATGGGCACGTCGTTGACCGCCGCAGGGGCGCCGCGGTAGTGCTTGAGAAGCAGGTACTTGGCCATCGTGTTCTCCTCGGTGCTGTGCGACCCATTGTGGTCGCGTTCACTGCAGGGACGGAGCCGGTCACCGGTTCTCGACATCGCCGTCCACATTTTTTTCGGCTCTCCTGGATGATCCCGGCCGAGCCGTCTCGCGGTGGCCCGGTCCGCGGCGTGGCGCGCGGGCGGGGCGACGGCCGCAGGGGCCCGGTGGGGGAACCGGGGGCGCGCGGAGAGCGTGTGAAGATCGGCGGTCACAGTTCCCGTCCT
Coding sequences within it:
- a CDS encoding YciI family protein; protein product: MAKYLLLKHYRGAPAAVNDVPMDRWTPEEISAHMQYMQDFADRLEKTGEFVDGQALAPEGTFVRYDGEGRPPVTDGPFAETKDLIAGWMVIDVDSYERAVELAGELSAAPGAGGKPIHEWLELRPFLTAPPTITE